A single region of the Gephyromycinifex aptenodytis genome encodes:
- a CDS encoding class I SAM-dependent methyltransferase — MSADRTRRAYSSLSDTYIGLFGHIESVLPADKAFIAEAFQGVHARILDAGCGPGHLTFYLQDLGYEASGIDLVPDFVAHAQQAYPMGDFSVGDITRIDERDRTLGGVLAWYSLIHMTEAELGAALAEFRRVLIPGGILVLGAFHAAQCTPFAHKVTPAIAFSEDEVKALLNRAGFEVVRWETRAATTETRAHLAVAAVAPVG; from the coding sequence ATGTCAGCCGACCGGACACGACGCGCATATTCCAGTCTGAGCGACACCTATATCGGCCTGTTTGGACACATCGAATCAGTCCTCCCCGCCGACAAAGCCTTCATCGCCGAGGCATTCCAAGGCGTGCATGCGCGGATCTTGGACGCTGGTTGCGGCCCTGGGCATCTCACCTTTTACCTACAGGACCTTGGGTATGAAGCGTCGGGCATTGACCTCGTCCCCGACTTCGTAGCCCACGCCCAGCAGGCTTATCCCATGGGGGACTTCTCCGTCGGAGACATCACCCGTATTGATGAGAGGGATCGAACCCTCGGCGGCGTCTTGGCCTGGTATTCCCTGATCCACATGACTGAGGCGGAGCTGGGGGCGGCCTTGGCGGAGTTCCGTCGGGTCCTGATACCAGGTGGGATTCTCGTTCTGGGTGCCTTTCATGCAGCCCAGTGCACGCCGTTCGCGCACAAGGTCACGCCAGCGATCGCCTTCTCCGAGGACGAGGTCAAGGCGCTCCTCAATCGCGCTGGCTTCGAGGTTGTCCGATGGGAGACGCGGGCGGCGACGACCGAGACCCGAGCGCACCTCGCCGTGGCCGCGGTGGCGCCTGTCGGCTGA
- a CDS encoding PhzF family phenazine biosynthesis protein, whose protein sequence is MELFEVDVFETGPFTGNPLAVIVEDGSLTSDEMQRIAAWTNFSETTFLTSASTAEADYGVRIFTRHKELPFAGHPTLGTARAWLAAGNAPRTPGLLIQQCGAGMVPVRVEGDSLAFATPPRIQTGPLPESLVQRIATSLGLGREDIVAHEWGTNGPVWHLVQVRDADTVRNCRIGAVPEYLRIGMVGLEPAGAPTAYEVRAILHDGEDPVTGSLNGAAAQWLRARGLVPSSYRVAQGCRVGRNGRIDVLDDGNDIWIGGRATVRVRGVLLTA, encoded by the coding sequence ATGGAGTTGTTCGAGGTCGATGTGTTCGAGACGGGGCCGTTCACTGGCAACCCGCTAGCCGTAATCGTCGAGGACGGCTCACTGACCAGCGATGAGATGCAGCGCATCGCCGCTTGGACGAACTTCTCCGAAACAACCTTCCTCACCTCTGCGAGCACAGCAGAGGCCGACTATGGGGTGCGCATCTTTACGCGGCACAAGGAGTTACCGTTCGCGGGACACCCGACGCTGGGGACGGCAAGGGCGTGGTTGGCAGCGGGCAACGCGCCACGCACGCCGGGCCTGCTCATCCAGCAGTGCGGCGCCGGGATGGTGCCGGTTCGAGTGGAGGGCGACAGCTTGGCGTTCGCCACCCCGCCACGCATCCAGACGGGGCCGCTACCGGAGTCGCTCGTGCAACGCATCGCAACCTCTCTCGGCCTTGGCCGGGAGGACATCGTCGCGCACGAGTGGGGAACGAACGGGCCGGTATGGCACCTGGTGCAGGTCCGCGATGCGGACACGGTGCGGAACTGCCGCATCGGCGCCGTTCCCGAGTACCTGCGCATCGGGATGGTCGGGTTGGAGCCTGCGGGGGCACCAACCGCGTACGAAGTCCGCGCGATCCTTCATGACGGTGAAGATCCAGTGACCGGAAGCCTGAACGGAGCCGCGGCCCAATGGCTCCGCGCCCGGGGCCTGGTGCCGAGCAGTTACCGCGTCGCTCAGGGTTGCCGAGTCGGCCGCAACGGACGGATCGATGTGCTCGACGACGGGAATGACATCTGGATCGGCGGACGAGCCACCGTCCGTGTCCGAGGTGTTCTCCTGACGGCGTGA
- a CDS encoding tyrosine recombinase XerC, with amino-acid sequence MGAQDEKLLAEFEAYLSLERSRSPHTVRAYLGDVRSLLEHAAACGVDAQGLTLPILRSWLAQGASRGSARSSIARRGASARAFTRWAAHTGHLASDVGARLASPRRGRTLPNVLRADAAADLVTAPGRTRQDDANSPPGPDELALRLRDQAVLEMLYGTGVRVGELVGLDIDDVDLSERTARVLGKGAKERTVPVGIPARDAVRAWLEHGRTRFAGERSGAALFIGVRGGRLDQRRVREIVHAAARSGGVSDIGPHGLRHSAATHLLDGGADLRTVQELLGHASLSTTQIYTHVSTERLRSSYARAHPRA; translated from the coding sequence TTGGGTGCCCAGGACGAGAAGCTGCTGGCCGAGTTCGAGGCTTACTTGAGCCTGGAGCGGAGCCGGTCACCACACACCGTGCGCGCCTATCTCGGCGACGTCCGCTCACTCCTGGAACACGCCGCCGCTTGCGGGGTCGATGCGCAGGGGTTGACCCTGCCGATCCTGCGCAGTTGGCTCGCCCAGGGGGCCTCCCGCGGCTCGGCCCGCAGCTCCATCGCCCGGCGCGGCGCCTCGGCTCGCGCCTTCACCAGGTGGGCCGCCCACACCGGCCACCTCGCCAGCGACGTCGGAGCCCGGTTGGCCTCCCCGCGTCGGGGCCGCACATTGCCGAACGTGCTGCGCGCCGATGCGGCGGCCGACCTGGTCACCGCCCCCGGCCGCACCCGGCAGGACGACGCCAACTCCCCGCCCGGTCCCGACGAACTGGCGCTACGCCTACGTGACCAGGCCGTCCTTGAAATGCTCTACGGCACCGGGGTGCGGGTCGGCGAACTCGTCGGTCTCGACATCGACGACGTCGACCTGTCCGAACGCACGGCACGGGTGCTTGGCAAAGGCGCCAAGGAACGAACCGTCCCCGTCGGCATCCCCGCCCGTGACGCCGTTCGGGCCTGGTTGGAACACGGCCGAACCCGCTTCGCGGGGGAGCGCAGCGGCGCCGCCCTGTTCATCGGGGTGCGGGGCGGGCGGCTGGACCAGCGCCGAGTACGGGAGATCGTGCACGCAGCAGCGCGCTCCGGGGGAGTCAGCGATATCGGTCCGCACGGTCTGCGTCACTCGGCGGCAACACACCTACTCGACGGCGGCGCGGACCTGCGCACCGTCCAGGAACTGCTGGGTCACGCCAGCCTGTCCACCACCCAGATCTACACCCACGTCTCGACAGAACGTTTGCGCAGCTCGTACGCGCGCGCCCACCCGCGGGCCTGA
- a CDS encoding DUF3152 domain-containing protein, producing MRVTHMRWAVPLVAMGLLAGCGSTQPEPNAQDADSGQPASVTNSASASTPAANSSPATSGTKSATAASTAGSNTTPPSPTPKAAVPDAGTGRTSPVNIPGADSDRTGRVVRYTIEIEGGLEEAAGDFPAQAHRILTDKRGWETKDGVHFVAVSPEQRAKGEQADIRIMFASPTHVDRMCAPMRTNGRLSCHKNGKVMINAWRWVNGAETYGNDLDNYRIYLVSHEVGHSLGHSHAGCPGNGRPAPVMLQQTLRLSGCRPSPWPVTGS from the coding sequence ATGAGAGTCACACACATGCGATGGGCGGTGCCGCTCGTCGCGATGGGCCTCCTCGCCGGGTGCGGCAGCACTCAACCCGAACCGAACGCCCAAGACGCAGACTCAGGCCAGCCTGCCTCCGTAACAAACTCGGCATCGGCCTCCACCCCGGCGGCGAACTCCTCGCCCGCCACCTCCGGGACGAAGAGCGCAACGGCCGCCAGCACAGCCGGGTCGAACACGACACCGCCGAGCCCGACCCCTAAAGCGGCCGTTCCCGACGCCGGCACCGGCCGCACCTCACCGGTGAACATCCCCGGTGCAGACAGCGACCGGACCGGACGAGTGGTGCGCTACACCATTGAAATAGAGGGCGGGCTCGAAGAGGCGGCCGGGGACTTTCCCGCCCAAGCACATCGGATCCTCACCGACAAGCGGGGATGGGAAACCAAAGACGGTGTGCACTTCGTCGCGGTCTCGCCCGAACAACGCGCTAAGGGTGAGCAGGCCGATATCCGGATCATGTTCGCCAGCCCCACCCACGTCGACCGGATGTGTGCGCCGATGCGCACCAACGGGCGACTCTCTTGCCACAAGAACGGCAAGGTCATGATCAACGCCTGGCGGTGGGTCAACGGCGCTGAGACCTACGGGAACGATCTGGACAACTACCGCATCTACCTGGTCAGTCATGAGGTCGGACACTCGCTCGGCCACAGCCACGCGGGTTGCCCAGGCAACGGGCGCCCCGCGCCTGTCATGTTGCAGCAGACCTTGCGTCTGAGTGGTTGCCGCCCATCGCCCTGGCCGGTGACGGGCAGCTAA
- a CDS encoding M23 family metallopeptidase: MFPVELTFAFTMLSAASVVGGAAPLAPGPAPPPAVSAPGPSGAGWVAPVPVHVQREFAPPSQRWLSGHRGVDLSAPIGAPVLAASDGVVIFAGTLAGRGVVSVEYRSAAGAIYRSSVEPVQPAVRTGHRVRAGERLGVSTRSEHCESPCLHWGVRRDGAYLNPLDLLGGPRRVRLFPVLVPAPAG; encoded by the coding sequence ATGTTCCCGGTGGAGTTGACGTTCGCTTTCACGATGCTTTCGGCTGCTTCGGTGGTCGGCGGGGCTGCGCCGCTGGCCCCGGGGCCAGCCCCACCGCCAGCGGTGTCCGCCCCCGGCCCTTCCGGTGCTGGTTGGGTGGCGCCGGTGCCGGTGCACGTGCAACGCGAGTTCGCTCCCCCGTCCCAGCGTTGGCTCTCCGGGCACCGCGGGGTCGACCTGTCAGCCCCCATCGGCGCCCCGGTGCTGGCCGCTAGCGACGGGGTGGTCATCTTCGCCGGGACGCTGGCCGGACGCGGGGTGGTCTCGGTGGAGTATCGCTCTGCCGCCGGCGCGATCTATCGATCCAGTGTGGAGCCGGTGCAGCCGGCCGTGCGCACAGGTCATCGGGTGCGGGCGGGTGAGCGGCTGGGCGTGAGCACCCGATCCGAGCACTGCGAGAGCCCCTGTCTGCATTGGGGCGTTCGCCGTGATGGCGCCTATCTGAACCCGCTGGACCTGCTGGGTGGGCCGCGACGTGTCCGGCTGTTCCCGGTCTTGGTTCCCGCCCCAGCGGGTTAG
- a CDS encoding aminotransferase class I/II-fold pyridoxal phosphate-dependent enzyme: protein MEHAAQSPLIEAMQPFTTTIFSEMSALAARLGAVNLGQGFPDEQGPDALVEAACKAIRDGHNQYAPGTGIPQLREAISEHQQRFYGLDLDPAREVLVTVGATEAVAAAILALVSPGDEVVTFAPYFDSYPVMTARAGGILRTCPLSFPDGDFDRERLAAIFSDRTRLVILNTPHNPTGKVFSRDEMEFIAELALRHDAWILTDEVYEHLILDEAEHIPMACLGQVADRTLTVSSAGKTFSMTGWKVGWVSGPAAAVAAVTAVKQFLTFTASGPFQYAVAEGLRQPVQAYSELASRLRRRRDFLRDSLQGLGLATNNPAATYFLLADFGPLGVSDAAAQMPEFAERVGVVGIPVSAFHLPPPEAYVQPLVRLAFCKRDEVLQEAMRRLGTVSGAPLGS from the coding sequence ATGGAGCACGCAGCGCAATCGCCACTGATCGAGGCCATGCAGCCGTTCACGACGACGATTTTCTCCGAGATGAGCGCGCTCGCCGCGAGGCTCGGCGCCGTCAACCTCGGTCAGGGTTTCCCGGATGAGCAGGGCCCCGATGCCCTGGTCGAGGCCGCCTGCAAAGCGATCCGTGACGGGCACAATCAGTACGCACCAGGCACGGGGATTCCGCAGTTGCGCGAGGCGATCAGCGAGCATCAGCAGCGTTTTTACGGGTTGGACCTCGACCCCGCCCGCGAAGTCCTCGTCACCGTCGGCGCCACCGAGGCAGTCGCTGCGGCCATCCTGGCGTTGGTCTCCCCCGGCGACGAAGTCGTCACCTTCGCCCCGTACTTCGACTCCTACCCGGTGATGACGGCACGAGCCGGCGGGATTCTTCGCACCTGCCCGTTGAGCTTCCCGGACGGCGACTTCGACCGTGAGCGGTTGGCTGCGATTTTCAGCGACCGCACTCGCCTGGTGATTCTGAACACCCCGCACAACCCCACCGGCAAGGTCTTCTCCCGGGATGAGATGGAGTTCATCGCCGAGCTGGCGCTACGCCATGACGCGTGGATCCTCACCGACGAGGTCTACGAGCACCTCATCCTGGACGAGGCCGAACACATCCCGATGGCTTGCCTGGGGCAGGTGGCAGACCGCACCTTGACGGTTTCCTCGGCAGGCAAGACGTTCTCGATGACTGGCTGGAAAGTCGGTTGGGTAAGCGGGCCGGCCGCGGCGGTGGCCGCGGTGACTGCCGTGAAGCAGTTCCTCACCTTCACCGCCAGCGGGCCATTCCAGTACGCCGTGGCTGAGGGCCTGCGCCAACCGGTGCAGGCTTACAGCGAGCTCGCTTCTCGGCTACGGCGACGCCGTGACTTCCTGCGCGACTCGCTGCAGGGGCTGGGCCTGGCTACGAACAACCCGGCCGCCACGTATTTCCTGCTGGCCGACTTCGGCCCGCTCGGGGTGAGCGATGCGGCCGCCCAGATGCCGGAGTTTGCCGAGCGGGTAGGCGTGGTGGGGATCCCGGTGTCGGCCTTCCACTTGCCGCCACCCGAGGCGTACGTGCAGCCGCTGGTCCGGCTCGCGTTCTGCAAGCGTGATGAGGTGCTGCAGGAAGCCATGCGGCGACTGGGCACCGTTTCGGGCGCACCGCTGGGCTCCTAG
- the rpsB gene encoding 30S ribosomal protein S2 yields the protein MAVVTMRQLLESGVHFGHQTRRWNPKMKRFIMTERNGIYIIDLQQSLTYINDAYEFIKQTVAHGGTILFVGTKKQAQEPVAEQATRVGMPYVNHRWLGGMLTNFNTVSKRLSRLKELEEVDFDDVAGSGRTKKELLVLRREKDKLEKTLGGIRDMSKVPSAVWIVDTKKEHLAVTEARKLKLPVIAILDTNCDPDEVDYKIPGNDDAIRSVTLLTRVVADAVAEGLMARSQSTSGGENAVDGGAPAEPMAEWERELLAGENATGDAPLATTQAPESAQAVEAESAEAPTSDAAPTPEAQAPAAEAPAVEAPAVEAPAAEAAVEEAPAAETAPVAEAQEGSDASAQA from the coding sequence ATGGCCGTCGTCACCATGCGCCAGCTCCTCGAGAGCGGCGTCCACTTCGGGCACCAGACCCGTCGCTGGAACCCCAAGATGAAGCGCTTCATCATGACGGAGCGCAATGGCATCTACATCATTGACCTCCAGCAGTCGCTGACCTACATCAACGACGCGTACGAGTTCATCAAGCAGACCGTCGCCCACGGCGGCACCATCCTGTTCGTCGGCACCAAGAAGCAGGCCCAGGAGCCCGTCGCCGAGCAGGCCACGCGGGTCGGGATGCCGTACGTCAACCACCGCTGGCTCGGTGGCATGCTCACCAACTTCAACACCGTCTCCAAGCGTCTGTCGCGCTTGAAGGAGCTGGAAGAGGTCGACTTCGACGATGTGGCCGGTTCTGGCCGCACCAAGAAGGAGCTGCTCGTCCTGCGTCGCGAGAAGGACAAGCTGGAGAAGACCCTCGGTGGTATCCGCGACATGAGCAAGGTGCCTTCGGCGGTGTGGATCGTCGACACCAAGAAGGAGCACCTGGCCGTCACTGAGGCGCGCAAGCTCAAGCTGCCGGTCATCGCGATCCTGGACACCAACTGCGACCCCGACGAGGTCGACTACAAGATCCCCGGCAACGACGACGCGATCCGCTCCGTCACGCTGCTGACCCGCGTCGTTGCAGACGCTGTGGCTGAGGGCCTGATGGCGCGCAGCCAGAGCACCTCCGGTGGCGAGAACGCTGTCGACGGCGGCGCCCCGGCTGAGCCGATGGCTGAGTGGGAGCGCGAGCTCCTGGCCGGCGAGAACGCAACGGGCGACGCCCCGCTCGCGACCACGCAGGCTCCGGAGTCGGCTCAGGCTGTCGAGGCCGAGAGTGCCGAGGCACCCACGAGCGACGCCGCCCCGACGCCCGAGGCGCAGGCCCCAGCCGCTGAGGCCCCCGCTGTTGAGGCCCCCGCTGTTGAGGCCCCGGCCGCTGAAGCCGCTGTCGAAGAGGCTCCCGCTGCTGAGACCGCTCCGGTCGCCGAGGCGCAGGAAGGCTCCGACGCCTCCGCCCAGGCCTGA
- the tsf gene encoding translation elongation factor Ts codes for MANYTAADIKALREQTGAGMLDVKKALDEADGDRAKATEILRVKGLKGVTKREGRSASNGLVTSKVEDGVGTLVEVNCETDFVAKGDKFQELAATVLAAAVELKAGDAETLMSSQYQGKAIKEILDEASATIGEKIEVRRVARVEGPKVVSYLHKTNPDLPAQIGVLFAYDGGDEQVGKDIAMHIAAFSPTVLTRDEVSAETVENERRIAEETAREEGKPEQALPKIVEGRVNGFFAENVLLEQKFAKDQKKQVKAVLSEAGAEAKGYARLRVGSSN; via the coding sequence ATGGCGAACTACACCGCCGCTGACATCAAGGCGCTGCGCGAGCAGACCGGTGCCGGCATGCTCGATGTGAAGAAGGCACTCGACGAGGCCGATGGCGACCGCGCCAAGGCCACCGAGATCCTGCGCGTCAAGGGCCTGAAGGGTGTGACCAAGCGCGAGGGGCGTAGCGCCTCCAACGGTCTGGTCACCTCCAAGGTCGAAGACGGCGTGGGCACCCTGGTCGAGGTCAACTGCGAGACCGACTTCGTGGCCAAGGGCGATAAGTTCCAGGAGCTTGCTGCCACGGTGCTCGCCGCGGCTGTCGAGCTCAAGGCCGGTGACGCCGAGACGCTGATGTCCTCGCAGTACCAGGGCAAGGCCATCAAGGAGATCCTGGACGAGGCCAGCGCGACCATCGGTGAGAAGATCGAGGTCCGCCGGGTGGCTCGCGTTGAGGGCCCCAAGGTCGTTTCTTACCTGCACAAGACCAACCCCGACCTGCCTGCGCAGATCGGTGTGTTGTTCGCCTACGACGGTGGCGACGAGCAGGTCGGCAAGGACATCGCCATGCACATTGCGGCGTTCAGCCCGACCGTCCTCACCCGCGACGAGGTCTCGGCCGAAACGGTTGAGAACGAGCGTCGCATCGCCGAGGAGACCGCACGCGAGGAGGGCAAGCCCGAGCAGGCACTGCCCAAGATCGTCGAGGGTCGCGTGAACGGCTTCTTCGCCGAGAACGTCCTCTTGGAGCAGAAGTTCGCCAAGGACCAGAAGAAGCAGGTCAAGGCGGTTCTGTCCGAGGCTGGCGCGGAGGCCAAGGGCTACGCCCGGCTGCGCGTCGGTAGCAGCAACTGA
- a CDS encoding alpha/beta fold hydrolase, with the protein MSRLRQFTRDKLQFDVLDAGPLHGTPVVLLHGFPQDATAWSEVTSRLATAELRTLAPHLRGYSPGARPTERSAYRLSVLVGDVVALLDAAGLEKAHLVGHDWGGGLAWATAARQPHRVASLTVLSTPHPAAMAWAARHSTQALKSWYMLAMQLPVLPEVALRQAVAAGALKRLGLPPEHADAYAQRLLQPGALTGAVGWYRGMLAASPNRPSRMRLKKGSPAAPATRPSSSGDITVPTTYVWGRHDPYLGRAAALRTARHCTGDYRFVPIEADHWLPEKQPDLVAREIIARAH; encoded by the coding sequence ATGAGTCGTCTCCGCCAGTTCACCCGCGACAAACTGCAGTTCGATGTCCTGGACGCCGGCCCGCTGCACGGCACCCCCGTCGTGCTCCTGCACGGCTTCCCCCAGGACGCTACGGCCTGGTCGGAGGTGACCTCCCGCCTCGCCACGGCCGAGCTGCGGACGCTGGCGCCGCACTTACGGGGGTACTCCCCCGGCGCCCGACCGACCGAGCGCTCCGCCTACCGACTCTCAGTGCTGGTCGGCGATGTGGTGGCGCTGCTGGATGCTGCAGGCCTGGAGAAGGCGCACCTGGTCGGGCACGATTGGGGCGGCGGTCTGGCGTGGGCTACCGCTGCCCGCCAACCGCACCGGGTGGCCAGCCTGACGGTCCTGTCCACCCCGCACCCGGCAGCCATGGCGTGGGCGGCGCGACACTCCACGCAGGCGTTGAAGAGTTGGTACATGCTCGCGATGCAACTTCCAGTCCTGCCGGAAGTGGCGCTTCGACAGGCCGTCGCCGCCGGCGCGCTGAAACGGCTGGGGCTGCCCCCAGAGCACGCCGACGCCTACGCGCAACGTTTGTTGCAACCGGGCGCACTGACCGGTGCGGTGGGCTGGTATCGGGGGATGCTGGCCGCATCACCGAACCGGCCGTCGCGGATGCGATTGAAGAAGGGCTCCCCTGCTGCCCCGGCTACCCGGCCATCCAGCAGCGGCGACATCACGGTGCCGACGACCTATGTGTGGGGACGCCATGATCCCTATCTGGGCCGCGCCGCTGCCCTGCGGACGGCCCGTCACTGCACCGGCGACTACCGCTTCGTGCCCATTGAGGCCGACCACTGGCTACCGGAGAAACAGCCCGACCTCGTTGCGCGCGAAATCATCGCCCGCGCGCACTGA
- the pyrH gene encoding UMP kinase has translation MSASTRSYKRVLLKLSGEAFGGGSMGVAPEVVRGIAQQIAEAVRAGVEVAVVVGGGNFFRGAELQQKGMERARADYMGMLGTVMNCLALQDFLEKEGIDTRVQTAITMGQVAEPYIPRRAMRHLDKGRVVIFGAGAGMPYFSTDTVSAQRALEIGCDAVLMSKNGVDGVYDADPRTNPDAKKLDRVSYSQALSEGLKVVDAAAFSLCMENGLPMVVFAMQGDSTISRALRGELLGTEVFSD, from the coding sequence ATGTCTGCGAGCACGCGCAGCTACAAGCGCGTACTGCTGAAGTTGTCGGGCGAGGCTTTCGGTGGCGGGTCCATGGGTGTCGCACCTGAGGTGGTCCGCGGTATCGCCCAGCAGATCGCGGAGGCGGTGCGCGCGGGGGTAGAGGTAGCGGTCGTCGTCGGCGGCGGCAACTTCTTCCGTGGCGCCGAACTGCAGCAGAAGGGCATGGAGCGGGCCCGTGCCGATTACATGGGCATGCTGGGCACGGTGATGAATTGCCTGGCGCTGCAGGACTTCCTCGAGAAGGAGGGCATTGACACCCGCGTCCAGACCGCCATCACGATGGGCCAGGTTGCCGAGCCCTACATCCCGCGCCGTGCCATGCGCCACCTCGACAAGGGGCGGGTCGTCATCTTCGGTGCCGGCGCCGGGATGCCGTACTTCTCCACCGACACCGTCTCGGCGCAGCGCGCGCTGGAGATCGGTTGCGACGCGGTCCTGATGAGCAAGAACGGTGTGGACGGCGTCTACGACGCTGACCCGCGCACCAACCCCGACGCGAAGAAGCTCGACCGGGTCTCCTACAGCCAAGCACTGTCCGAGGGGCTCAAGGTCGTGGACGCCGCCGCGTTCAGCCTGTGCATGGAGAACGGCCTGCCGATGGTCGTCTTCGCCATGCAAGGTGACTCCACCATCTCCCGCGCGCTGCGCGGGGAACTGCTCGGCACTGAGGTCTTCTCCGACTGA
- a CDS encoding relaxase domain-containing protein, translating into MTPPSPARCAGNCSALRSSPTEQNPAPGRGGPWVAGSAPPASRCAARLGFVAWQEVSRGQAEAWFSQLPTAPSGEVLGAKAREDGLPGWDLTVSAPKAASLLRASGNRRPSTRPRRRRAWWVVVGRSRGEGAVARADNKALRGSRGAGEQMRRSSENIGSTRTGTRTQPPAIRRRL; encoded by the coding sequence GTGACTCCACCATCTCCCGCGCGCTGCGCGGGGAACTGCTCGGCACTGAGGTCTTCTCCGACTGAGCAGAACCCGGCGCCTGGGCGGGGCGGCCCGTGGGTAGCGGGTAGTGCCCCCCCGGCGTCCAGGTGCGCGGCGCGTCTGGGGTTTGTGGCGTGGCAGGAGGTCTCCCGTGGGCAGGCTGAGGCGTGGTTTTCGCAGTTGCCGACAGCTCCCTCGGGTGAGGTCTTGGGGGCGAAGGCCCGCGAGGACGGGTTGCCTGGGTGGGACTTGACCGTGTCGGCGCCGAAGGCGGCGTCGTTGCTGCGGGCGTCGGGGAATCGCAGGCCGAGCACGAGGCCGCGACGCAGGCGCGCGTGGTGGGTCGTGGTGGGCAGGTCACGGGGAGAAGGCGCGGTCGCCAGAGCCGACAACAAGGCATTGCGCGGCAGCCGTGGCGCTGGTGAACAGATGAGACGATCGTCTGAGAACATAGGGTCCACCCGCACGGGTACCCGCACGCAGCCGCCGGCCATCAGGCGCAGGCTGTAG
- the frr gene encoding ribosome recycling factor: protein MLDETLFEAEEKMEKAIEVAKEDFASIRTGRANAAMFSKLLVDYYGAPTPLQQLASFQTPEARTMLITPFDKGSMAEIEKSIRDSDLGVNPSNDGHAIRCILPELTQDRRKDYIKMAHRKGEDAKISLRNIRRSAKDQIDKAVKDGGVGEDEGARAEKELEALTKKHVELVDELLKGKEAELLQV, encoded by the coding sequence ATGTTGGACGAGACGCTGTTCGAGGCCGAAGAGAAAATGGAAAAGGCCATTGAGGTGGCCAAGGAGGACTTTGCCTCCATTCGCACCGGCCGCGCGAACGCCGCGATGTTCAGCAAGCTGCTCGTCGACTACTACGGTGCGCCGACCCCGCTGCAGCAGTTGGCCTCGTTCCAGACCCCTGAAGCCCGCACCATGCTCATCACGCCCTTCGACAAGGGGTCGATGGCCGAGATCGAGAAGTCCATCCGCGACTCCGACCTGGGCGTGAACCCCAGCAACGACGGGCACGCCATCCGGTGCATCCTGCCCGAGCTGACCCAGGACCGCCGCAAGGACTACATCAAGATGGCGCACCGCAAGGGCGAGGACGCCAAGATCTCCCTGCGCAACATCCGCCGCAGCGCCAAGGACCAGATCGACAAGGCGGTCAAGGACGGTGGCGTCGGCGAGGATGAGGGCGCTCGCGCCGAGAAGGAACTCGAGGCCCTGACCAAGAAGCACGTCGAGCTGGTGGACGAGTTGCTCAAGGGCAAGGAAGCCGAGCTCCTGCAGGTGTGA
- a CDS encoding phosphatidate cytidylyltransferase, which translates to MTSTSVPTTKPPGKAGRNLPLAIGVGVGLGGLVLASLLIVPWGWVALVVPALLLGVWELSRGFAAGRFRVPLTPVMVGTVAMLVGAYLGGPTTLMLAFGATLLGIVLWRSVAGIDGAARDITAGVFVAAYAPFLAAFSCLMLGNPDGSRRVIVFILVTVCSDIGGYAVGVLAGKHPMAPSVSPKKSWEGFAGSAATCLLAGAISVPMLLDGSVWAGVALGLSCVVLGTLGDLTESMLKRDLGIKDMGHFLPGHGGLMDRIDSLLVSAPGAWWLLMILVPVAA; encoded by the coding sequence GTGACCTCGACGAGCGTGCCGACAACAAAACCGCCGGGCAAAGCTGGGCGTAACCTCCCACTGGCTATTGGAGTGGGGGTCGGTCTGGGCGGGCTGGTCCTGGCCAGCCTGTTGATCGTCCCCTGGGGGTGGGTGGCCCTGGTTGTGCCCGCCCTGCTGCTGGGGGTGTGGGAGCTCTCGCGGGGGTTCGCCGCCGGGCGGTTCCGGGTGCCGCTGACGCCGGTGATGGTCGGCACCGTCGCGATGCTGGTCGGCGCCTATCTGGGCGGTCCGACCACGCTGATGCTCGCTTTCGGTGCCACCTTGCTCGGGATCGTCCTGTGGCGCAGCGTGGCCGGGATAGACGGTGCAGCCCGGGACATCACCGCCGGAGTGTTCGTCGCCGCTTACGCACCGTTCCTGGCCGCGTTCTCCTGCCTGATGCTGGGCAACCCGGACGGTTCCCGGCGGGTGATCGTGTTCATCCTGGTCACCGTCTGCAGCGACATCGGCGGCTACGCGGTAGGCGTGCTCGCCGGTAAGCACCCGATGGCACCCTCGGTGAGCCCGAAGAAGTCCTGGGAGGGCTTCGCCGGCTCAGCAGCGACTTGTCTACTGGCGGGTGCGATCAGCGTCCCGATGCTGCTTGACGGTTCGGTCTGGGCCGGGGTGGCGCTCGGCCTCAGTTGCGTGGTGCTGGGGACGCTGGGTGACCTCACCGAGTCGATGCTCAAGCGGGACCTGGGCATCAAAGACATGGGTCATTTCCTGCCCGGTCACGGCGGCCTGATGGATCGGATTGATTCGCTGCTGGTGTCGGCGCCGGGCGCCTGGTGGCTGCTGATGATCCTGGTGCCGGTCGCCGCCTGA